In the genome of Ctenopharyngodon idella isolate HZGC_01 chromosome 19, HZGC01, whole genome shotgun sequence, one region contains:
- the LOC127501335 gene encoding uncharacterized protein LOC127501335 — translation MASVQLTDVQVADVQLTDVQVADDQMADDQLTDVQLMDDQLTDVQVTDVQLTDVQVADVQLTDVQVADDQMADDQLTDVQLMDDQLTDVQVADVQLTDVQVADDQMADDQLTDVQLMDDQLTDVQVTDVQLMDDQLTDVQMADVQLTDVQLMDDQLTDVQVADVQLTDVQVADDQMADDQLTDVQLMDDQLTDVQVTDVQLTDVQLTDVQLMDDQLTDVQLTDVQLMDVQLMDDQLTDNQMADDQLTDVQLTDVQLMDVQMADDQLTDDQLTDVQVTDDQLTDVQVTDDQVADIQLTDVQVTDDQVADIQLTDVQVADDQLTDVQLTDVQVADDQLTDDQLTDVQLTDVQLTDVQVTDDQVTDVQVADDQLTDVQVTDVQLTDVQLTDVQLTDDQLTDVQVTDVQLTDVQVTDVQLTDVQLTDDQLTDVQLTDVQVTDDQLTDDQLTDVQVTDDQLTDDQLTDDQLTDDQLTDVQVADVQVADVQVTDDQVADVQVADVQVADVQVADVQLTDVQLTDDQVTDVQVADDQLTDVQVTDDQLTDDQLTDVQLTDVQVADVQVADVQVTDDQVADVQVADVQVADDQVADVQVADVQVADVQVTDDQVADVQVTDVQVTDDQVADDQVADVQVTDVQVTDDQVADDQVADVQVTDVQVADVQLVDVQLTDVQVTDDQLTDDQLTDVQLTDVQVADVQVADDQVADDQVADVQVADDQVADVQVADDQVADVQVADVQLTDVQVADVQVTDVQVTDVQVADVQLVDDQVADDQLTDVEVADLNDGSTVVMDSADPSVERNHASLLRPMRRKKVKKNIKRFKARR, via the exons ATGGCAAGCGTTCAGTTGACGGACGTTCAGGTGGCGGACGTTCAGTTAACGGACGTTCAGGTGGCGGACGATCAGATGGCGGACGATCAGTTGACGGACGTTCAGTTGATGGACGATCAGTTGACGGACGTTCAGGTGACGGATGTTCAGTTGACGGACGTTCAGGTGGCGGACGTTCAGTTAACGGACGTTCAGGTGGCGGACGATCAGATGGCGGACGATCAGTTGACGGACGTTCAGTTGATGGACGATCAGTTGACGGACGTTCAGGTGGCGGACGTTCAGTTAACGGACGTTCAGGTGGCGGACGATCAGATGGCCGACGATCAGTTGACGGACGTTCAGTTGATGGACGATCAGTTGACGGACGTTCAGGTGACGGATGTTCAGTTGATGGACGATCAGTTGACGGACGTTCAGATGGCGGACGTTCAGTTAACGGACGTTCAGTTGATGGACGATCAGTTGACGGACGTTCAGGTGGCGGACGTTCAGTTAACGGACGTTCAGGTGGCGGACGATCAGATGGCCGACGATCAGTTGACGGACGTTCAGTTGATGGACGATCAGTTGACGGACGTTCAGGTGACGGATGTTCAGTTGACGGATGTTCAGTTGACGGACGTTCAGTTGATGGACGATCAGTTGACGGACGTTCAGTTGACGGATGTTCAGTTGATGGACGTTCAGTTAATGGACGATCAGTTGACGGACAATCAGATGGCCGACGATCAGTTGACGGACGTTCAGTTGACGGATGTTCAGTTGATGGACGTTCAGATGGCCGACGATCAGTTGACGGACGATCAGTTGACGGACGTTCAGGTGACGGACGATCAGTTGACGGACGTTCAGGTGACGGACGATCAGGTGGCGGACATTCAGTTGACGGACGTTCAGGTGACGGACGATCAGGTGGCGGACATTCAGTTGACGGACGTTCAGGTGGCGGACGATCAGTTGACGGACGTTCAGTTGACGGACGTTCAGGTGGCGGACGATCAGTTGACGGACGATCAGTTGACGGACGTTCAGTTGACGGACGTTCAGTTGACGGACGTTCAGGTGACGGACGATCAGGTGACGGACGTTCAGGTGGCGGACGATCAGTTGACGGACGTTCAGGTGACGGACGTTCAGTTGACGGACGTTCAGTTGACGGACGTTCAGTTGACGGACGATCAGTTGACGGACGTTCAGGTGACGGACGTTCAGTTGACGGACGTTCAGGTGACGGACGTTCAGTTGACGGACGTTCAGTTGACGGACGATCAGTTGACGGACGTTCAGTTGACGGACGTTCAGGTGACGGACGATCAGTTGACGGACGATCAGTTGACGGACGTTCAGGTGACGGACGATCAGTTGACGGACGATCAGTTGACGGACGATCAGTTGACGGACGATCAGTTGACGGACGTTCAGGTGGCGGACGTTCAGGTGGCGGACGTTCAGGTGACGGACGATCAGGTGGCGGACGTTCAGGTGGCGGACGTTCAGGTGGCGGACGTTCAGGTGGCGGACGTTCAG TTGACGGACGTTCAGTTGACGGACGATCAGGTGACGGACGTTCAGGTGGCGGACGATCAGTTGACGGACGTTCAGGTGACGGACGATCAGTTGACGGACGATCAGTTGACGGACGTTCAGTTGACGGACGTTCAGGTGGCGGACGTTCAGGTGGCGGACGTTCAGGTGACGGACGATCAGGTGGCGGACGTTCAGGTGGCGGACGTTCAGGTGGCGGACGATCAGGTGGCGGACGTTCAGGTGGCGGACGTTCAGGTGGCGGACGTTCAGGTGACGGACGATCAGGTGGCGGACGTTCAGGTGACGGACGTTCAGGTGACGGACGATCAGGTGGCGGACGATCAGGTGGCGGACGTTCAGGTGACGGACGTTCAGGTGACGGACGATCAGGTGGCGGACGATCAGGTGGCGGACGTTCAGGTGACGGACGTTCAGGTGGCGGACGTTCAGTTGGTGGACGTTCAGTTGACGGACGTTCAGGTGACGGACGATCAGTTGACGGACGATCAGTTGACGGACGTTCAGTTGACGGACGTTCAGGTGGCGGACGTTCAGGTGGCGGACGATCAGGTGGCGGACGATCAGGTGGCGGACGTTCAG GTGGCGGACGATCAGGTGGCGGACGTTCAGGTGGCGGACGATCAGGTGGCGGACGTTCAGGTGGCGGACGTTCAGTTGACGGACGTTCAGGTGGCGGACGTTCAGGTGACGGACGTTCAGGTGACGGACGTTCAGGTGGCGGACGTTCAGTTGGTGGACGATCAGGTGGCGGACGATCAGTTGACGGACGTTGAAGTGGCGGACTTGAATGACGGTTCTACTGTAGTAATGGACTCTGCGGATCCATCCGTTGAGAGAAACCATGCTTCTTTACTAAGACCG